A single Paenibacillus kribbensis DNA region contains:
- a CDS encoding ABC transporter permease — protein MANLAKAAQRTARLGEQRSIRSKLDYIHKNYFLYVLLAPALILTILFKYVPMYGAIIAFKDFSPLKGIWGSDWVGLKYFSKFLNSPNFTDIFFNTLKLSFYGLLLGFPVPILLAVMLNQIRKAGLKKNIQLVLYAPNFISVVVIVGMLFIFLSPTGPINQLIASVTGNPVIFMTEPEYFRSIYILSGIWQGAGWSSIIYVAALANVDPELHNAASLDGANLLQRIWHIDLPTIKPIMAIVFILAAGGIMSIGFEKAYLMQTSMNLPTSEIIPTYVYKVGLQSGNYAYSAAVGLFNSVINVVLLLTVNFIVKKLNEGEGLY, from the coding sequence ATGGCAAACTTGGCCAAGGCGGCTCAAAGAACTGCCAGACTGGGGGAGCAAAGGTCCATTCGTAGCAAATTAGACTATATTCACAAGAACTACTTTCTTTACGTACTGCTGGCGCCTGCATTGATTCTTACGATTCTTTTCAAGTATGTCCCGATGTATGGAGCCATTATTGCGTTCAAGGATTTTAGTCCACTCAAAGGAATTTGGGGAAGTGATTGGGTCGGGCTGAAATACTTTTCTAAATTCTTGAACTCGCCCAATTTTACGGATATTTTCTTTAATACGCTGAAGCTGAGCTTCTACGGTCTTTTGCTCGGGTTTCCTGTGCCGATCCTGTTGGCGGTCATGCTGAACCAAATCCGCAAGGCGGGATTGAAAAAGAATATCCAGCTTGTATTGTACGCGCCTAATTTTATCTCTGTCGTTGTCATTGTGGGTATGCTGTTTATTTTCTTGTCTCCCACAGGTCCGATCAATCAGCTCATCGCGTCGGTGACCGGCAACCCTGTGATCTTTATGACAGAGCCTGAATATTTCCGCTCGATTTATATCCTGTCTGGAATTTGGCAGGGGGCAGGGTGGTCTTCGATCATTTATGTAGCAGCCCTGGCCAATGTAGATCCTGAGCTGCATAATGCAGCCAGTCTGGACGGGGCCAACCTGCTCCAGCGCATTTGGCATATTGATTTGCCGACGATTAAACCGATCATGGCCATTGTTTTTATTCTCGCAGCCGGAGGGATCATGTCGATTGGCTTTGAGAAAGCGTATCTCATGCAGACATCCATGAATTTGCCTACCTCTGAAATTATTCCTACCTATGTGTATAAAGTCGGTTTGCAATCCGGTAATTACGCCTACTCTGCGGCTGTCGGGCTGTTCAATTCGGTAATTAATGTGGTTTTGCTGCTGACCGTTAACTTTATCGTCAAGAAGCTCAATGAGGGAGAAGGGCTGTACTAG
- the fdrA gene encoding acyl-CoA synthetase FdrA, whose amino-acid sequence MLHTIIKKNSYQDSVNLMLLTNYISALEGVVQASIMMGTPANKDIMRNSGLYTDELEPAGANDMCIVIDTEAHSGLDDILVAVDNFLSDQSVSSSQSSMESVRSWERALKENPNANLAIISVPGQYAAAEAEKALDYGLHAFIFSDNVPVEEELSLKQKAHDKELLVMGPDCGTGIISGVPLAFANRVKAGNIGVVGASGTGIQEVTTLIDRMGGGISHAIGTGGRDLSEIVGAITMLDGIRGLAHNDQTEVIVIVSKPPAKAVREKVVSQLQGLSKPVVTLFLGEKPSAHEGNVYEAYTLEEAAMIAIDLAKGAAVQPLYSLPIDVPKTALNPEQTSIQGLYAGGTLAAEAAMLIADALQLKDGLIHEAGYVLRSNGHAIVDLGDDMYTQGKPHPMIDPATRIQHIEKAAQDPATAVILFDVVLGYGGHDDVAGVLAPAIEKAAAKAKTEGRNLYFVAALCGTHQDPQSYEEQKRKFEQAGVLVKESNNQAVRTVLAMMQLFLEDVPKAHRPATTFAPQAFSTSAAIEALLAGKPSVINVGLRKFTESITASGAPAIQYDWRPVAGGSVKMQQILNQLKDYRFTS is encoded by the coding sequence ATGCTGCATACGATCATTAAAAAAAATTCGTATCAAGATTCGGTCAATTTGATGCTTCTGACCAATTATATTTCTGCGCTTGAAGGTGTGGTTCAAGCGTCTATCATGATGGGGACGCCGGCCAACAAAGACATTATGCGTAATTCCGGGTTGTATACGGATGAGCTGGAGCCGGCCGGGGCCAACGATATGTGCATTGTCATCGATACCGAGGCGCATAGCGGACTGGATGATATTCTCGTTGCGGTTGACAACTTCTTAAGCGACCAATCCGTCAGCAGCAGCCAGTCCTCAATGGAGAGCGTACGCTCGTGGGAGCGCGCGTTGAAGGAGAACCCGAATGCCAACTTGGCCATTATTTCGGTGCCAGGTCAATACGCGGCGGCAGAAGCGGAAAAAGCGCTCGATTACGGACTGCATGCCTTTATTTTTAGTGACAATGTCCCGGTAGAAGAAGAGTTGAGTCTAAAACAGAAGGCACATGACAAAGAGTTGCTCGTGATGGGTCCTGACTGCGGTACAGGTATTATATCAGGCGTTCCGCTTGCCTTCGCGAATCGGGTGAAAGCGGGCAATATCGGTGTCGTCGGTGCATCGGGTACAGGCATCCAGGAAGTGACCACACTAATCGACCGCATGGGCGGCGGCATCAGTCACGCGATTGGCACCGGGGGACGTGACCTCTCGGAGATCGTCGGGGCGATTACGATGTTGGACGGTATCCGCGGACTGGCGCATAACGACCAGACCGAGGTAATCGTCATTGTATCCAAGCCGCCGGCCAAGGCGGTGCGCGAGAAGGTCGTAAGCCAGCTACAGGGGCTGTCGAAGCCAGTGGTCACTCTTTTCCTTGGAGAAAAACCGTCCGCACATGAAGGGAATGTCTATGAGGCTTATACGTTGGAGGAAGCGGCGATGATTGCGATTGATCTGGCAAAAGGCGCTGCCGTGCAACCGTTATATAGCTTGCCGATCGATGTGCCGAAGACCGCATTGAATCCGGAACAAACCTCGATTCAGGGTTTGTATGCAGGCGGCACATTAGCTGCTGAAGCGGCTATGCTCATCGCGGATGCTCTTCAACTGAAGGATGGACTTATCCATGAAGCGGGTTATGTCCTCAGATCAAACGGCCATGCCATCGTTGATTTAGGCGACGATATGTACACGCAAGGCAAGCCGCATCCGATGATTGATCCAGCTACCCGGATTCAGCATATTGAGAAGGCTGCGCAAGATCCGGCCACTGCGGTCATTTTATTCGACGTCGTGCTGGGATACGGCGGTCATGACGACGTGGCGGGCGTACTGGCTCCGGCTATTGAGAAGGCCGCAGCCAAGGCGAAGACCGAAGGGCGCAACCTCTATTTTGTAGCTGCCCTGTGCGGTACCCATCAAGATCCGCAGTCTTATGAAGAGCAGAAGCGCAAGTTCGAACAGGCGGGCGTGTTAGTCAAAGAGAGCAACAACCAGGCGGTGCGCACGGTGCTAGCCATGATGCAGCTCTTCCTCGAAGACGTGCCAAAGGCACACCGTCCTGCAACAACATTCGCTCCCCAGGCGTTCTCCACCTCTGCCGCAATCGAAGCGTTGCTTGCCGGGAAGCCGTCTGTCATTAATGTGGGGCTGCGGAAGTTTACAGAATCCATTACTGCAAGCGGTGCTCCGGCAATCCAGTATGATTGGAGACCAGTAGCGGGCGGCAGCGTGAAGATGCAGCAAATATTAAACCAATTAAAAGATTACCGGTTTACGAGTTAA
- a CDS encoding rhamnogalacturonan lyase: protein MAQRKGAWRKGSLTAALAAMLAMTGTTGGVAAEDLTEPTTLQTESTIATEQYRSGSIQLEKLDRGLVAAVTQEGVFLSWRLLAQEVNGYGSTGLTGADFNVYRDGKKIATVTDSTNYVDKEGSGNAVYRVASLVNGKEKDRSAKVKPWQQGYYELPLQKPADGTTPAGEAYTYSANDMSVGDVDGDGQYEFFVKWDPSNSKDVSQKGYTGNTYVDAYTFEGKLLYRIDLGVNIRSGAHYTQMMVYDFDGDGKAELMFKTAPGTKTITFDKKGKPKKEKYITLPREDRKAGITHQDDYRLSRTDYYEHVVNMFMNWTKHEEVVKGQWPATLEECFGIAPKYSYPLSRKDAESLTDYFMDVYAPSRSDKNKLREFEGFIVDGPEYLTIFKGKTGAELETIRYEPERHDDGLMWGDYAMARIEPANRVDRFLAGVAYLDGRKPYAVFARGYYTRSTLVAYTWDGRHLQKHWMVDSGWAPMTNPFNDSPHGRDGTDPKFGTLTTQGAHSLSMVDVDGDGKDEIVYGSATIDHDGSLLYSSFDVMPPESAIPGQTARLGHGDALHVTDIDPDRPGKEIFMVHEGGTYAPYGYSLRDAKTGKVIYGGYSGKDTGRGMIGDIDPDQRGLETWAMGLWTAAGKQLDTKMPGTNMSIKWAANMTTQIVNGAIDVTPTIEDWKRGTLLTATGTKTNNYTKGTPSLVADVFGDWCEEMLVRTADSSAIRIYLSTEPTTHKLYTLMHDPQYRADVARQNTGYNQPSYTSFYFASDMDWANVPIPKLYTPRALMEEESSDEADEAEASKIDATKLDEKEVGGVKVDGAEIDG from the coding sequence ATGGCTCAAAGGAAAGGCGCATGGCGAAAGGGAAGCTTGACGGCCGCGTTGGCAGCGATGCTGGCGATGACAGGCACGACTGGAGGAGTGGCTGCGGAAGACTTGACCGAACCGACGACGCTACAGACGGAATCAACAATTGCTACTGAACAGTATCGCAGTGGCAGCATCCAACTGGAAAAGCTGGATCGCGGACTGGTAGCTGCGGTGACGCAGGAGGGTGTGTTTTTAAGTTGGCGGCTATTGGCCCAGGAAGTGAATGGCTACGGCTCAACAGGACTGACGGGAGCGGACTTTAACGTATACCGTGACGGCAAGAAAATTGCGACGGTGACCGATAGCACCAACTATGTCGATAAGGAAGGAAGCGGAAATGCGGTGTACAGGGTGGCTTCACTCGTTAACGGGAAAGAAAAGGATCGCAGTGCCAAAGTGAAGCCATGGCAGCAGGGCTACTATGAGCTTCCTCTTCAAAAGCCTGCCGATGGCACAACACCCGCAGGTGAAGCCTATACCTACTCAGCCAACGATATGAGTGTGGGCGATGTGGACGGAGACGGACAATATGAGTTTTTTGTAAAATGGGACCCGTCGAATTCCAAAGATGTATCTCAGAAAGGCTACACCGGAAATACGTATGTCGATGCGTATACGTTCGAGGGCAAACTGCTGTATCGGATTGACCTCGGTGTGAATATTCGATCAGGTGCGCATTATACACAGATGATGGTGTACGATTTTGACGGAGACGGCAAAGCCGAGTTGATGTTCAAGACGGCTCCAGGCACCAAAACGATTACCTTTGACAAGAAGGGCAAGCCGAAAAAAGAAAAATATATTACCTTGCCCCGCGAGGATCGCAAAGCTGGAATTACACATCAGGATGATTACCGTTTGAGCCGCACGGATTATTATGAGCATGTAGTGAACATGTTCATGAACTGGACGAAGCATGAAGAAGTGGTCAAAGGACAGTGGCCTGCTACGCTGGAGGAGTGCTTTGGTATTGCTCCCAAGTACAGCTATCCGTTATCCCGAAAGGATGCGGAAAGCCTGACGGACTATTTTATGGATGTATACGCCCCTTCGCGGAGCGACAAAAACAAGCTGAGAGAGTTCGAAGGCTTTATTGTGGATGGGCCGGAGTATTTGACCATTTTCAAAGGAAAAACGGGAGCTGAGCTGGAAACCATCCGCTATGAGCCGGAGCGCCATGACGACGGCCTCATGTGGGGAGATTACGCTATGGCCCGGATTGAACCTGCCAACCGTGTAGATCGTTTCCTGGCAGGGGTGGCTTATCTGGACGGCCGCAAGCCTTATGCTGTTTTTGCACGCGGCTATTATACCCGTTCCACGCTGGTCGCCTATACATGGGACGGCCGCCATCTCCAAAAGCATTGGATGGTGGACAGCGGTTGGGCACCCATGACCAATCCGTTTAACGATAGCCCACACGGACGGGACGGAACAGACCCGAAATTCGGCACCTTGACTACACAGGGAGCGCACTCACTGAGTATGGTGGATGTAGATGGTGACGGCAAGGACGAGATCGTATACGGCTCTGCTACCATCGACCATGACGGCAGCCTGCTGTACAGCTCGTTTGATGTCATGCCTCCTGAAAGCGCCATTCCGGGCCAAACCGCCAGACTGGGACACGGCGACGCACTGCATGTGACTGATATTGACCCGGATCGGCCGGGCAAAGAAATCTTTATGGTGCATGAGGGTGGAACCTATGCTCCATATGGCTATTCGCTACGGGATGCCAAGACGGGTAAAGTCATCTACGGCGGATATTCCGGCAAGGATACAGGCCGCGGAATGATCGGCGACATAGACCCGGATCAGCGAGGGCTGGAGACCTGGGCTATGGGCTTGTGGACTGCGGCGGGCAAGCAACTTGATACGAAGATGCCAGGCACCAATATGAGTATCAAATGGGCTGCCAATATGACCACACAAATCGTGAACGGGGCGATCGACGTAACCCCTACCATTGAAGACTGGAAACGCGGCACATTGCTGACCGCAACAGGCACCAAAACGAACAACTATACGAAAGGAACGCCATCGCTGGTTGCTGACGTTTTCGGAGATTGGTGCGAGGAAATGCTTGTCCGTACAGCGGATAGCTCGGCGATCCGTATCTATTTGAGTACCGAGCCTACGACGCATAAGTTATACACGTTGATGCATGATCCGCAGTACCGGGCGGATGTGGCGCGTCAGAATACCGGCTATAACCAGCCGTCCTACACGAGCTTTTACTTCGCATCCGATATGGATTGGGCGAACGTGCCGATTCCCAAGCTCTACACACCAAGAGCCTTGATGGAGGAAGAGAGCAGTGACGAAGCTGATGAGGCAGAGGCATCGAAGATCGATGCAACAAAGTTGGATGAAAAGGAAGTCGGTGGAGTGAAAGTTGATGGGGCGGAAATAGATGGATAG
- a CDS encoding DUF1116 domain-containing protein: MKYQTIDEANRAVIDKIAGGAPFLVDVVPAHTVIPELEGKTLLHAGPPIAYKDMTGPMQGSCVGAALFEGWAKDEMEARSMLEQGDIHFIPCHHVKAVGPMGGITSGNMPVFVVNNRSEGNEAYCIMNEGIGKVLRFGAYSEEVITRLTWMKDVLGPTLSRALKVTKEGLNLNVMIAKAITMGDEFHQRNIAASLVFLKEISPYIVNLDMDKQEMQSVIKFLADTDQFFLNIMMAASKAVMDGARTIQAGTVVTAMCRNGQDFGIRISGMGDEWFTAPVNTPQGLFFTGFSQADANPDIGDSAITETFGVGGMAMIAAPGVTRFVGAGGFQDALATSNEMVEISIDQNPNFTVPTWNFRGICLGIDARKVVETGITPVINTGIAHKEPGVGQIGAGTVRPPVECFEKALEAYASKLGLL; this comes from the coding sequence ATGAAATATCAGACTATTGATGAAGCCAATCGGGCGGTTATTGACAAAATTGCTGGCGGAGCGCCGTTTCTCGTCGATGTAGTACCGGCACATACCGTCATTCCGGAGTTGGAAGGCAAGACGCTGCTGCATGCGGGGCCGCCGATAGCATATAAGGACATGACAGGCCCCATGCAAGGCTCGTGCGTAGGTGCTGCTTTATTTGAGGGCTGGGCGAAGGATGAAATGGAGGCCCGCAGCATGCTTGAACAGGGCGATATCCATTTCATCCCGTGCCACCACGTCAAGGCAGTCGGACCTATGGGAGGAATCACATCCGGTAATATGCCAGTATTCGTAGTCAATAACCGTTCCGAAGGCAATGAGGCATACTGCATCATGAATGAAGGCATCGGCAAGGTGCTTCGCTTTGGGGCTTACTCAGAAGAAGTTATTACCCGTTTGACATGGATGAAGGACGTGCTTGGTCCGACGCTTTCGCGGGCGCTTAAGGTGACGAAGGAAGGTCTTAACCTGAATGTCATGATCGCAAAAGCCATTACGATGGGGGATGAATTCCATCAACGCAATATTGCCGCTTCGCTCGTTTTTTTGAAAGAAATCAGCCCTTATATCGTAAATCTGGATATGGACAAGCAGGAGATGCAAAGCGTTATCAAATTTTTGGCGGATACCGATCAATTTTTCCTGAATATCATGATGGCAGCGTCCAAGGCTGTAATGGACGGGGCCCGTACCATCCAAGCAGGCACGGTCGTAACCGCCATGTGCCGGAATGGACAGGACTTTGGCATCCGCATTAGCGGTATGGGAGACGAATGGTTTACCGCACCCGTAAATACGCCGCAGGGGCTGTTCTTTACCGGCTTTTCACAAGCGGATGCCAACCCGGACATCGGCGACAGCGCGATTACGGAAACGTTTGGCGTTGGCGGGATGGCGATGATTGCCGCTCCAGGCGTTACGCGGTTCGTCGGGGCCGGAGGGTTTCAAGATGCGTTGGCAACGAGCAATGAAATGGTCGAAATCTCTATCGACCAGAACCCGAACTTTACTGTTCCGACCTGGAACTTCCGCGGAATTTGTCTCGGTATTGATGCCAGAAAAGTAGTGGAAACGGGAATTACGCCAGTCATTAATACCGGTATTGCCCACAAGGAGCCGGGTGTGGGGCAGATCGGCGCTGGTACAGTTCGTCCGCCTGTCGAATGCTTTGAGAAGGCGCTTGAGGCTTATGCGTCGAAGCTCGGACTTCTGTAA
- a CDS encoding carbohydrate ABC transporter permease yields MHVKHSNLDRFIISVNYILLGLAVLAIVVPLGYIVIASFMDPTVLLSKGLSFRISDWSVEGYRKILSNPAMLRGFANSVFYSTCFALISVTVSICAGYALSVNSLVGRNFFMTLFIITMFFSGGLIPTYLLVKNLGMLDTVWAILLPGAINVWDLILARTFFKGVPNELKEAANVDGASDWTIFFRIVLPLSKPIIFVIALYAFVGQWNSYFDAMIYLDNAQLHPLQLVLRSILIQNQTMPGMISDQLAMAELKRLSEMIKYSSIVISSLPLLVMYPFFQKYFEKGVMVGSLK; encoded by the coding sequence ATGCATGTCAAACATTCCAATCTGGACCGCTTCATCATCAGTGTGAATTACATTTTGCTTGGTCTGGCTGTTTTAGCTATCGTAGTTCCCTTGGGTTATATCGTTATTGCGTCGTTTATGGACCCGACTGTTTTGTTAAGTAAAGGGCTATCCTTCCGGATTTCGGATTGGAGCGTGGAGGGATATCGGAAAATTTTGTCCAACCCGGCGATGCTCCGTGGATTTGCCAATTCGGTGTTCTATTCTACATGCTTTGCCCTGATCTCAGTGACCGTTTCGATTTGCGCCGGCTACGCCTTGTCGGTAAACAGCCTGGTGGGACGGAACTTCTTCATGACATTGTTTATCATCACCATGTTTTTCAGTGGAGGGCTGATTCCAACCTACCTGCTGGTCAAAAACTTAGGGATGCTGGATACCGTATGGGCCATTCTTCTTCCCGGTGCGATCAACGTGTGGGATCTGATTTTGGCGCGAACCTTCTTTAAGGGGGTGCCGAATGAATTAAAAGAAGCTGCCAACGTGGATGGAGCTTCGGATTGGACGATATTTTTCAGAATCGTGCTGCCGCTGTCCAAACCGATTATTTTTGTAATTGCGCTATATGCCTTTGTCGGTCAGTGGAATTCTTATTTTGATGCCATGATTTATCTGGATAATGCACAGCTGCATCCGCTTCAATTGGTGCTCCGATCCATTCTGATCCAAAACCAGACGATGCCTGGCATGATTAGTGACCAATTAGCGATGGCTGAGCTGAAACGTCTCTCCGAAATGATCAAATATTCATCTATTGTCATTTCCAGTCTTCCGCTACTGGTAATGTATCCTTTTTTTCAAAAATATTTTGAGAAGGGCGTTATGGTCGGTTCCTTAAAATAA
- the arcC gene encoding carbamate kinase, which translates to MSERVVIALGGNAILRPHQEATYENQLENVRSSSEKIADIVEAGYKVVITHGNGPQVGLILQQNEEAKEVVSPFPLDVCSAESQGLIGYMLDQSLKNELRKRGLTQQVVSVLTQTQVSEEDEAFLHPTKPIGTFYSEEQARQMIQKKGWNMQEDAGRGWRRVVPSPQPQSILEAETIMGLVESGAIVIASGGGGIPVIRQTDGTIKGVEAVIDKDRSGRKLAEEANADIFMMVTDVQNVFIHYGKPEQQALGHISMEEAKQYVQEGHFSTGSMGPKIEAAISFAEQGKYTIICSIEDAVSALRGIAGTHIS; encoded by the coding sequence ATGTCAGAACGAGTTGTGATTGCATTGGGGGGCAACGCCATTTTGCGGCCACACCAAGAAGCAACCTATGAGAACCAGCTAGAAAATGTACGCAGCAGCAGTGAAAAGATTGCTGATATCGTGGAAGCGGGCTATAAAGTCGTCATTACACATGGCAATGGTCCGCAGGTGGGATTGATTTTGCAGCAAAATGAAGAAGCAAAAGAGGTTGTCTCTCCTTTTCCGTTAGACGTATGCAGTGCGGAGTCTCAAGGATTGATCGGTTACATGCTCGATCAATCCTTAAAGAATGAACTGCGGAAGCGGGGCCTGACACAGCAGGTCGTCAGTGTGCTGACACAAACGCAGGTATCCGAGGAAGATGAAGCCTTTCTGCATCCGACCAAGCCAATCGGCACCTTCTACAGCGAAGAGCAAGCCAGACAAATGATACAGAAGAAAGGCTGGAACATGCAGGAAGATGCGGGCCGGGGGTGGCGTCGTGTCGTTCCTTCGCCGCAGCCGCAGTCTATTTTGGAGGCAGAAACCATTATGGGGCTTGTCGAGAGCGGAGCAATTGTCATTGCTTCCGGAGGCGGAGGCATTCCGGTTATCCGGCAAACGGACGGCACGATTAAAGGCGTCGAAGCGGTAATCGATAAGGATCGCAGCGGCCGCAAATTGGCCGAGGAAGCGAACGCCGATATCTTCATGATGGTGACAGACGTGCAAAATGTTTTCATTCATTACGGCAAGCCGGAGCAGCAGGCGCTAGGCCATATCAGTATGGAGGAAGCCAAACAGTACGTTCAGGAGGGACATTTCTCCACAGGCAGTATGGGACCGAAGATAGAGGCGGCTATATCATTTGCAGAACAAGGAAAATACACCATTATATGTTCGATCGAAGATGCCGTTTCGGCTCTCAGGGGAATAGCTGGTACGCATATTTCCTGA
- a CDS encoding LacI family DNA-binding transcriptional regulator: MRKEKVTIQDIADALGISRNTASKAINGSDSIPVETRNKVIKKAIELKYKQFAYVETESFIPKNQGNIALFTCNLPNSSHFGSFLISGLEKRISAEGYNLSIHIVRDNEIHAGTLPNNFEASKVDGIICIEMFDPQYSELVTGLGLPTIFIDCSVDIFSPDLKADLLLMENEHSVYSVTKSLIQGGLTRIGFVGDYQHCKSFNERWVGYNRALIEAGLNVDLSCCIIDQDRNFFSESDWMDKQLQHMNVLPSAFVCANDFIAVSVMKALKNKNMRIPEDIAVFGFDNAPESRIVEPHLSTVHIYNNEMGIMAAEMLLARVKDPSRPYQITHIKTEPIFRESTPTLR, translated from the coding sequence ATGAGGAAAGAAAAAGTAACTATTCAAGATATCGCCGATGCTTTGGGGATTTCCCGAAACACCGCCTCCAAAGCAATTAATGGGAGTGACAGCATCCCGGTTGAGACCCGGAACAAAGTCATAAAAAAAGCGATAGAACTCAAATATAAGCAATTTGCCTATGTAGAAACGGAGAGCTTCATCCCGAAAAATCAAGGTAACATTGCCTTGTTTACATGCAATCTGCCGAACAGCTCGCATTTTGGCTCCTTTCTCATCAGTGGTCTGGAGAAAAGAATAAGCGCGGAAGGGTATAATCTGTCGATTCATATTGTGCGGGACAATGAAATTCATGCGGGAACACTTCCTAATAATTTTGAAGCCTCCAAGGTCGATGGAATCATTTGTATTGAAATGTTTGATCCACAGTATAGTGAGCTTGTTACGGGGTTGGGGCTGCCCACGATCTTTATTGATTGCTCTGTGGACATTTTTTCCCCTGACCTGAAAGCGGATTTATTGTTGATGGAAAATGAACATAGCGTTTATTCTGTCACCAAAAGCCTGATTCAGGGCGGCTTAACGCGAATCGGTTTTGTGGGGGATTATCAGCATTGCAAAAGCTTCAACGAGCGGTGGGTTGGATATAACCGAGCTCTAATCGAAGCCGGTCTAAATGTGGATTTATCCTGCTGTATCATTGATCAGGACCGAAATTTTTTCTCCGAGTCGGATTGGATGGATAAACAATTGCAGCATATGAACGTGCTGCCGTCTGCGTTTGTGTGTGCCAATGATTTTATTGCGGTCAGTGTCATGAAAGCGCTCAAAAATAAAAACATGAGAATTCCGGAGGATATTGCTGTGTTTGGATTTGATAATGCTCCTGAATCCCGGATTGTAGAGCCTCATCTATCTACCGTCCATATTTACAACAACGAGATGGGCATTATGGCGGCTGAGATGCTGCTGGCGCGGGTCAAGGATCCTTCACGACCTTATCAAATCACACATATCAAAACAGAGCCGATATTTAGAGAGTCCACTCCGACATTGCGATAG
- a CDS encoding DUF2877 domain-containing protein, with product MRRSSDFCKASLYTSCLMGEEIHAQLTAFLSRRPIGRVHSIFENGINLAMEDELIFVGTTKNGRVPFGIHMGQESVRRLRFYVRCNDEVVARTPDMLQFCHPQYPVTLDLSRATSFHYEIRAYHYSSFLDLFHVDTLMATCLTWGVPTGLDVEWNRFLANDYRPDDRQYATIQHAEQLLDALLSGEVRAIAAPLRYFLGRGPGLTPSGDDFLIGLLAVHRLTGAFHPAFLTILRHILETEAITTDVSKAYLLHALDGRFSDKVTRVLNAMVMRNVSYFQTRLLLLLQTGHSSGIDTVFGIANAIMALRRYKHVRTSCDCIGGQRHFAATPRSNL from the coding sequence ATGCGTCGAAGCTCGGACTTCTGTAAAGCGTCGCTTTATACATCTTGTCTCATGGGAGAGGAGATTCACGCCCAGCTTACGGCATTCCTCTCCCGGAGGCCGATTGGCCGTGTCCACAGCATTTTCGAGAACGGAATCAACCTGGCTATGGAAGACGAGTTGATTTTTGTCGGGACAACGAAGAACGGCAGGGTTCCGTTCGGCATTCATATGGGACAAGAAAGTGTCAGAAGGCTGCGTTTTTATGTCAGGTGCAATGACGAGGTTGTTGCCAGGACGCCGGACATGCTTCAATTCTGTCATCCCCAATACCCGGTGACACTTGATCTTTCGCGAGCCACGTCATTCCATTATGAAATCCGTGCCTATCATTACAGTAGTTTTCTTGATTTATTTCACGTGGATACATTAATGGCAACATGCCTCACTTGGGGGGTGCCGACGGGACTCGACGTTGAATGGAATCGCTTTCTAGCGAATGATTACAGGCCGGATGATCGGCAGTATGCTACGATACAGCATGCGGAGCAATTGCTTGACGCCTTGTTATCCGGCGAGGTTCGAGCCATCGCGGCGCCTTTGCGTTATTTTCTGGGGCGTGGGCCAGGACTGACACCGTCGGGAGACGATTTCCTTATCGGATTGTTGGCCGTTCATAGATTGACCGGCGCTTTTCATCCAGCGTTTTTGACCATCTTGCGTCATATTTTGGAAACAGAAGCCATTACGACAGATGTGAGCAAAGCTTATTTGCTCCATGCGCTGGATGGCCGATTCAGTGACAAGGTAACCCGGGTGCTGAACGCGATGGTTATGAGAAATGTATCTTATTTTCAAACCAGGCTTTTGCTATTGCTGCAAACCGGACACAGTTCCGGAATCGATACGGTATTTGGGATCGCCAATGCCATCATGGCCCTAAGGAGGTATAAACATGTCAGAACGAGTTGTGATTGCATTGGGGGGCAACGCCATTTTGCGGCCACACCAAGAAGCAACCTATGA